The Synechococcus sp. Nb3U1 genome contains a region encoding:
- a CDS encoding amidohydrolase family protein produces the protein MKKSRLVLVNGVLADGTPAGVAVDPVGGVIAAVGSVALFPEDEKIDCTGMVILPAAAEPHAHLDKALSSRLVPAMPVDLAAAVADWHHIWPTLTHEDLVQRASESVEAMVIRGVTAIRSHVDIGSGVGLRGLRALKDVKEQYRDLVDLQIVGLIAHPLVGDEGAEHRALLEEGIEEGLMDVVGGSPDLAPDPVETTRVSVVAAARSGLPLDLHTDQTVDPDFFYLPEMVRLVQEYGVKNVVASHCISLATQPEAVQEKVAAEVAEAGIAVTTMPLTSLFYFGWDQPVAPPRGVTAIAKLEAAGVVVAAGADNVRDLFFPYGRFDPVETATVLGMVAHFTPEHVWDLCSRAARKAMGLPEMTLAPGSPAELLVIQGRHLTDALADGSERRIVLHRGRVVANTSVQKQLIRA, from the coding sequence ATGAAAAAATCCAGGTTGGTTCTAGTGAATGGTGTACTTGCCGATGGAACACCAGCCGGTGTTGCTGTGGATCCCGTTGGTGGAGTGATTGCAGCAGTAGGCTCTGTCGCACTTTTCCCAGAAGATGAAAAAATCGATTGTACAGGAATGGTGATCTTACCAGCCGCAGCCGAGCCTCATGCCCACCTGGATAAGGCTTTATCTTCTCGCCTTGTGCCCGCTATGCCTGTAGATTTGGCGGCTGCCGTGGCAGATTGGCATCACATTTGGCCCACCTTAACCCACGAAGATCTAGTGCAACGGGCTAGTGAATCGGTAGAAGCCATGGTGATACGCGGAGTGACAGCGATTCGCAGTCATGTTGACATTGGCTCGGGTGTGGGCTTGCGGGGGTTGCGGGCACTCAAGGATGTGAAAGAGCAATACCGGGATCTGGTGGATTTGCAGATCGTGGGCTTGATTGCTCATCCGCTGGTGGGGGATGAAGGAGCGGAACATCGCGCCCTCCTGGAGGAAGGTATTGAAGAAGGCTTGATGGATGTGGTGGGGGGCAGTCCAGACTTGGCTCCGGATCCTGTTGAGACCACTCGAGTTTCGGTGGTGGCGGCGGCTCGCAGTGGCTTGCCTCTGGATCTGCATACGGATCAAACTGTGGATCCTGACTTTTTCTATCTACCGGAAATGGTGCGGCTGGTTCAGGAATACGGAGTGAAAAACGTTGTGGCTAGCCATTGCATCAGTTTGGCGACCCAACCGGAGGCTGTCCAGGAGAAGGTGGCGGCTGAAGTGGCCGAGGCGGGGATAGCGGTTACCACGATGCCTTTGACCAGCTTGTTTTACTTCGGATGGGATCAGCCGGTTGCGCCTCCACGGGGGGTAACTGCCATCGCCAAACTAGAAGCAGCCGGGGTGGTGGTGGCTGCTGGAGCCGACAATGTTCGGGATCTGTTCTTTCCCTATGGCCGTTTTGATCCGGTGGAGACGGCAACGGTTTTGGGGATGGTGGCCCACTTCACGCCTGAGCATGTTTGGGATCTGTGTTCTCGTGCAGCTCGCAAGGCGATGGGCTTGCCAGAGATGACTTTGGCTCCCGGCTCTCCTGCTGAGCTGTTGGTTATTCAAGGGCGGCATTTGACGGATGCTCTCGCAGATGGAAGTGAACGGCGGATTGTCCTTCATCGTGGGCGGGTGGTGGCCAATACCTCTGTTCAAAAACAATTGATTCGGGCTTGA
- a CDS encoding pentapeptide repeat-containing protein, with product MDAKDLLRLYRSGRTNFSGENFAALDLSRADLIGVDLSSANLNNTNLIFAYLGRVKLQKATLVGAKLSGANLSQADLSDADLSDAQLHGTTLQGADLHGANLTLAMLIDANLLDADLRWVNLTSANLLGACLRGANFRLDSRRNAVLRSANLSRADLSGANLSGADLTRADLSGANLREASLLGANLSGANLQQACLRGAILSEADLSGVSFLGADMQGVQMARVNLKEGMLSQVNLTEANLSEADLGGADLSASCLYSAKLARADLSRANLAGADLRYASLVDAYLGRTNLENADLSCAMLTRADLSTANLIGANLQGTTMPDGRVN from the coding sequence ATGGATGCCAAAGATCTGCTCCGGTTGTACCGGTCAGGGCGTACCAACTTCTCGGGTGAAAACTTTGCTGCTCTTGATCTGAGCCGAGCCGATCTGATCGGGGTAGATCTCTCCAGTGCCAACCTGAACAATACCAACCTGATTTTTGCTTATCTGGGGCGGGTCAAGTTGCAGAAGGCAACTTTGGTGGGGGCCAAGTTAAGCGGGGCCAACCTCAGCCAAGCGGATTTGAGCGATGCGGATCTCAGCGATGCCCAACTGCACGGCACCACCCTGCAGGGGGCGGATTTGCATGGAGCCAACCTGACGCTGGCTATGCTGATTGATGCCAACCTTCTGGATGCGGATCTGCGCTGGGTCAACCTCACCAGTGCCAATCTCTTGGGAGCTTGTTTGCGGGGAGCCAATTTCCGTCTGGATAGCCGTCGTAACGCAGTGTTGCGCAGTGCTAATCTCAGCCGCGCTGACCTGAGTGGGGCCAATTTATCGGGGGCGGATTTAACCCGGGCTGATTTGAGCGGGGCCAATCTGCGGGAGGCCAGTTTGCTGGGGGCCAATCTGAGTGGGGCCAATCTGCAGCAAGCCTGTTTGCGCGGGGCAATCCTCAGCGAGGCTGACCTGAGCGGGGTTTCCTTTTTGGGGGCAGATATGCAGGGGGTGCAGATGGCGCGAGTGAACCTAAAAGAGGGAATGCTGAGCCAAGTCAACCTGACTGAGGCCAACCTAAGTGAGGCGGATTTGGGGGGGGCTGATCTTTCCGCCAGTTGTCTGTATTCGGCCAAATTGGCACGGGCGGATCTAAGCCGGGCTAATCTGGCAGGGGCAGATTTGAGATATGCCAGCTTGGTGGACGCCTATCTGGGTCGTACCAATTTAGAAAATGCTGATCTCAGCTGTGCAATGCTAACCCGCGCCGATCTGAGCACAGCCAACTTGATTGGGGCTAACTTGCAGGGGACAACCATGCCGGATGGACGGGTGAATTGA
- a CDS encoding electron transfer flavoprotein subunit alpha/FixB family protein, with translation MVQKRVLIFAEQVNGELQPIGLELLGSGRLLADKLGATLSALVLGSNIAHLSSTLIGHGADEVFLADHPELAQYRTLPYRRVITDLIKSWPQPPHIILLGSTTTGRDLAPRLAAYLETGLTADCTELDIGPFEYSNSKDPSKSGLFPNCLYAIRPSFGESLKARILGPWKNPQMATVRPGVMVPLAWNGSRRGEVFQVPVQLDPSDLSLQIVETVRNLSQAIDLTRAEVIVSGGYGLGSPEGFELMEQLAACFPNSAVGSSRKAVDSGWIPYAHQVGQTGKTVRPQIYIACGISGAIQHRVGMDKSQTIIAINKDSSAPIFKFAHYGIVGDLYQVVPEMIRQLQQGQPQPQASPSERIPVLQGQ, from the coding sequence ATGGTTCAGAAGCGGGTTTTGATCTTCGCCGAGCAGGTGAACGGGGAATTGCAGCCGATTGGTCTGGAGCTGTTGGGCTCGGGTCGTTTGCTAGCTGATAAATTAGGGGCCACCCTGAGTGCGCTGGTTCTGGGATCCAATATTGCCCACCTGTCGTCAACCCTGATTGGCCATGGAGCCGATGAAGTGTTTTTGGCGGATCATCCCGAACTGGCTCAATACCGCACGTTGCCCTATCGTCGGGTGATTACCGACTTGATCAAAAGCTGGCCACAGCCTCCCCACATCATCCTGCTGGGATCCACCACCACGGGTCGGGACTTAGCCCCCCGGTTGGCTGCCTATTTGGAAACTGGCTTGACAGCCGATTGCACCGAGCTGGATATTGGCCCCTTCGAGTATTCCAACAGCAAAGACCCGAGCAAGTCTGGTCTCTTCCCCAATTGCTTGTATGCGATTCGGCCCAGCTTCGGGGAATCCCTGAAGGCGCGTATTCTTGGCCCCTGGAAAAACCCACAAATGGCTACGGTACGTCCGGGGGTAATGGTGCCGCTGGCTTGGAATGGATCCCGTCGGGGCGAGGTCTTTCAGGTGCCGGTTCAATTGGATCCTAGCGACTTGAGTTTGCAGATTGTCGAGACTGTGCGCAATCTTTCCCAGGCGATCGATCTAACGCGGGCGGAGGTAATCGTCTCGGGCGGCTATGGGTTGGGTTCGCCAGAAGGGTTTGAGTTGATGGAGCAGCTTGCAGCTTGTTTTCCCAACAGCGCCGTCGGTTCCTCCCGCAAAGCAGTGGATTCTGGCTGGATCCCTTATGCTCACCAGGTGGGTCAAACTGGCAAAACTGTACGTCCACAGATCTATATCGCTTGCGGTATTTCTGGGGCGATCCAACACCGCGTCGGCATGGATAAATCTCAAACCATCATCGCCATTAATAAAGACAGTTCTGCCCCCATCTTTAAATTTGCCCATTACGGCATCGTCGGGGATCTCTATCAGGTGGTACCGGAGATGATCCGACAACTGCAACAGGGCCAACCCCAGCCTCAAGCCAGCCCCAGTGAACGGATCCCGGTTTTGCAAGGGCAGTGA
- a CDS encoding sensor histidine kinase, with amino-acid sequence MNSYRLPSLLQSLWADLPLPEWLPAAGERSWQQTVAALVQLWQEVGQFGVVLSGPVSWLPPWVVWAGQDPASKDSLPQLPVRIDTLKTALKLRDPAREAPWLFTPDLSPESILTPGQTVIPLLSRDPLVQEPFLLVLTPVFSAVAAQGHHPHTRQAGMMISFEPEVVQRAWQSLEQRVQQGRPDRLPLWQSLAKQYPLMDPHVRVLARFSSLLLLGNLAELGSQPACLPPAKTELEASPEPRASTEDVEQRMATPSPSQPASLDSSAHDLSSGQQSGLSEAELLRALIHEVQTPLSTIRTLASLILKQPDLPPRVRDYAEKIDRECTEQINRFGLFFQATETVMPAAKAREGRRLQLEPIALVDLVRQNLPRWQEQVERRGSQFDLEISDELPDVVSDPKALEAVLFGMIDRIARSTPAGSHIRAQLVSAGDLVKLQFQVDTPEGGIPATATELRSPQAIGQLLVLQPDTGAVSLSIPVTQTLFRALGGYLTVRHRAHQGEILNIYLPRQI; translated from the coding sequence GTGAACAGCTATCGCTTGCCATCTTTGTTGCAGTCGCTGTGGGCTGATTTGCCTTTGCCGGAGTGGTTGCCGGCTGCGGGGGAACGGTCTTGGCAGCAGACAGTGGCTGCCCTGGTGCAACTGTGGCAGGAGGTAGGGCAGTTTGGGGTGGTTCTCAGTGGGCCAGTCTCTTGGTTACCTCCTTGGGTAGTATGGGCTGGCCAGGATCCGGCCAGCAAAGATTCCTTGCCACAACTGCCGGTGCGCATCGACACGCTGAAAACCGCCCTGAAACTACGGGATCCGGCCCGAGAAGCCCCCTGGCTGTTTACCCCCGATCTGTCGCCAGAATCGATCTTGACCCCCGGTCAGACGGTGATTCCCCTATTGTCTCGGGATCCGCTGGTACAGGAGCCTTTTTTGCTGGTACTCACCCCTGTTTTTTCGGCAGTAGCCGCCCAAGGGCATCACCCCCATACGCGGCAGGCGGGCATGATGATCTCCTTTGAGCCGGAGGTGGTGCAGCGGGCCTGGCAGAGCTTGGAGCAGCGGGTTCAGCAGGGCCGACCGGATCGGTTGCCCTTGTGGCAGAGCTTAGCCAAGCAATATCCGCTGATGGATCCCCATGTACGGGTTTTGGCACGGTTTAGCAGTTTATTGCTCTTGGGGAACTTGGCAGAGTTGGGATCCCAGCCCGCTTGCTTGCCCCCGGCCAAGACGGAGCTAGAGGCTTCCCCAGAACCCAGAGCATCCACAGAAGATGTGGAGCAGCGGATGGCGACCCCATCCCCCTCCCAGCCTGCTTCCCTGGACTCCTCCGCCCATGACTTGTCTTCGGGTCAGCAGAGCGGCCTATCTGAGGCGGAACTGTTGCGGGCTCTGATTCACGAGGTGCAAACCCCCCTCAGTACCATTCGCACCCTGGCTAGCTTGATTTTGAAACAGCCCGATCTCCCCCCACGGGTGCGGGACTATGCCGAGAAGATCGACCGCGAGTGTACCGAGCAAATCAACCGCTTCGGCTTGTTCTTCCAAGCTACCGAAACGGTGATGCCTGCCGCCAAGGCACGGGAGGGGCGCCGGTTACAGTTGGAGCCGATTGCCTTGGTGGATTTGGTGCGACAAAACCTACCCCGCTGGCAGGAGCAGGTGGAACGACGGGGATCCCAGTTTGATCTGGAGATTTCCGATGAGTTGCCGGATGTGGTCAGCGATCCGAAGGCGTTGGAAGCGGTACTGTTTGGCATGATCGACCGCATCGCCCGCAGTACACCGGCTGGCAGCCATATTCGCGCCCAACTGGTCAGCGCTGGGGATTTGGTCAAACTCCAGTTTCAGGTGGATACTCCAGAGGGCGGGATCCCTGCTACCGCCACAGAACTCAGATCCCCACAGGCCATTGGTCAATTGTTGGTATTGCAACCGGATACGGGCGCGGTCAGCCTCAGCATTCCGGTCACCCAAACCCTGTTTCGAGCCTTAGGGGGCTATTTAACCGTGCGCCATCGCGCCCATCAGGGGGAGATCCTCAACATCTACTTGCCCCGTCAGATCTAA
- a CDS encoding isopenicillin N synthase family dioxygenase: MPETVTQTPMLSAAQGIPCVIPCVDIAPFLNEMDKAGVAREFGKALEEIGFVVITGHGIPETLSQETYRQAIAFFDLSLEKKLEATLPDRMANRGYIPLGIDSVAATRNEQTPPDLCEALMFVNLVRENPDRFQVGIDPDSGNLWPMDPAVLRASFLNFSQALLGLSHTLMRISALALDLPEEYFLPFLEPNGGVLRAVHYPDQQEKPLPGQLRYGAHSDYGGLTILLQDQAPGGLQVCLRSGEWVDVKPLPNSFVINVGDLIARWTNDRWRSTLHRVINPPRNLSGSTRRLSLVYFTGPRADAWIECLPTCQSESNPPRYEAVRAGEYIRSKIEASVVKA; the protein is encoded by the coding sequence ATGCCTGAGACTGTTACGCAAACTCCCATGCTTTCTGCCGCTCAAGGGATCCCTTGCGTGATCCCCTGCGTCGATATCGCCCCTTTTTTGAATGAAATGGACAAGGCCGGGGTTGCTCGTGAGTTTGGCAAAGCGTTAGAAGAAATAGGGTTTGTGGTGATTACCGGGCATGGGATCCCTGAAACTCTATCCCAAGAGACTTATCGGCAGGCAATAGCCTTCTTTGATCTTTCTTTGGAGAAAAAACTAGAGGCAACCCTTCCGGATCGTATGGCCAATCGAGGCTATATTCCTTTAGGAATTGATAGCGTGGCTGCCACACGAAATGAACAAACTCCACCGGATTTGTGTGAAGCATTAATGTTTGTCAATTTGGTTAGAGAAAATCCTGATCGATTTCAAGTCGGCATCGATCCAGATTCTGGCAATCTTTGGCCGATGGATCCCGCTGTTTTAAGAGCATCTTTTTTGAACTTTAGTCAGGCTTTGTTGGGCCTCAGCCATACCTTAATGCGTATCAGTGCCTTGGCTTTAGATTTGCCAGAAGAGTATTTCCTCCCCTTCCTAGAACCCAATGGAGGAGTGTTGCGAGCTGTTCACTACCCGGATCAACAGGAGAAACCTTTACCAGGGCAACTTCGATACGGCGCACATTCTGACTATGGGGGTCTCACGATTCTGTTGCAGGATCAGGCCCCAGGTGGGCTACAGGTGTGTTTACGATCTGGGGAGTGGGTGGATGTGAAACCTTTGCCCAACTCTTTTGTCATCAATGTTGGGGATTTGATCGCCCGTTGGACCAATGATCGTTGGCGTTCCACGCTGCATCGAGTTATTAACCCACCCAGAAATCTCTCGGGATCCACCCGGCGACTTTCCCTGGTTTATTTCACAGGGCCACGGGCAGATGCTTGGATTGAGTGTTTGCCGACTTGCCAAAGTGAGAGCAATCCACCGCGCTATGAAGCTGTGAGAGCTGGAGAATATATTCGCAGCAAAATTGAGGCATCTGTTGTAAAAGCGTAA
- a CDS encoding CoB--CoM heterodisulfide reductase iron-sulfur subunit B family protein, whose protein sequence is MNAVASSSQPLLRYAYYPGCVAQGACRELYDSTEQITRHLGIELVELESASCCGSGTFKEESELLEDTVNARNLALAEALGLPMLTHCSTCQGVLGRVNEKLRAAKTANPEYFHHIETLCQKGGCESLYQGTGDVRHLLWMLVSDYGLERLQQQVKRSLKGLRCAAFYGCYLLRTHDIARFDLAQDPRSMENLFECLGATPVWYRGRTQCCGWPISSYAPEQSFTMAGRHLLEALEAGADCLVTPCPLCHLNLDSRQPEVEGVIGRKLGLPILHLPQLVGLALGIPTEKLGLNRHVVQVETVLQKIYQ, encoded by the coding sequence ATGAACGCTGTTGCTTCTTCTTCTCAGCCGTTGCTGCGCTATGCCTACTATCCCGGCTGCGTGGCCCAGGGAGCCTGTCGGGAGCTGTACGACTCCACAGAGCAGATCACCCGCCATTTGGGCATTGAGCTGGTGGAGCTGGAATCCGCTTCCTGCTGTGGATCCGGCACCTTTAAGGAAGAATCGGAACTGCTAGAAGACACGGTGAATGCCCGCAATTTAGCCTTGGCAGAAGCGCTCGGGTTGCCGATGTTGACCCATTGCAGCACTTGTCAGGGGGTCTTGGGTCGCGTGAATGAGAAGCTGAGGGCGGCGAAAACCGCCAACCCGGAGTATTTCCACCACATTGAAACCCTCTGCCAGAAAGGAGGCTGCGAAAGTCTCTATCAGGGCACTGGCGATGTACGACACCTACTTTGGATGTTGGTTTCCGATTACGGTCTGGAACGACTGCAACAGCAGGTAAAACGCTCCCTCAAGGGGCTGCGCTGTGCTGCTTTCTACGGTTGTTATCTGCTGCGAACTCACGATATTGCTCGCTTTGATTTGGCTCAGGATCCCCGTTCGATGGAGAACCTATTCGAGTGTTTGGGGGCTACCCCAGTTTGGTATCGAGGGCGCACCCAATGTTGTGGCTGGCCCATTTCTAGCTATGCCCCGGAGCAGTCTTTTACAATGGCTGGCCGCCATTTGTTGGAAGCCCTAGAAGCGGGAGCCGATTGTTTGGTTACCCCCTGTCCCTTGTGCCACCTCAATTTGGATTCTCGCCAGCCGGAGGTGGAAGGGGTGATCGGGCGCAAACTGGGGCTCCCGATCCTGCACCTACCCCAGTTGGTGGGCTTAGCCCTGGGGATCCCGACAGAAAAACTGGGCCTCAATCGGCATGTAGTGCAGGTGGAAACGGTATTGCAGAAGATATATCAGTGA
- a CDS encoding electron transfer flavoprotein subunit beta/FixA family protein, with protein MESFVLIKQVPDQSSKAGINSDGTIDRAKAKRMLNPFDRYALEAALQTKRQHGARVTAITMGPPPAMEILYEAIAHGADRGILMTDRRLAASDTLATAYTLAQTVRYAGSPDLIFCGLQTTDGDTAQVGPQLAERLGIPQVTYCEAFEIRDGILLARRAIEGGSQTVTVSLPALVTVANSAQRLAYQTLRGARRVQHLMRDEAARAEVIQIINLDDVGADPERCGLKGSPTIVAATEKVGEIGGNCQVFQGQSVPSLVKSLREAASISSYIGAG; from the coding sequence TTGGAAAGTTTTGTCCTGATCAAGCAGGTTCCGGATCAAAGTTCGAAAGCGGGCATCAACAGCGATGGCACCATCGATCGGGCCAAAGCCAAGCGTATGTTGAACCCTTTCGATCGCTATGCCCTAGAAGCGGCCTTACAAACCAAGCGGCAACATGGAGCTAGGGTAACCGCCATCACTATGGGGCCCCCGCCCGCGATGGAAATTCTCTACGAAGCCATTGCCCATGGGGCGGATCGGGGCATTTTGATGACAGATCGCCGACTGGCGGCATCGGACACCTTGGCTACGGCCTATACCCTAGCGCAGACGGTACGTTACGCGGGCTCCCCGGATTTGATCTTCTGTGGCTTACAGACCACCGACGGTGACACGGCCCAAGTAGGGCCCCAACTGGCGGAGCGGCTCGGGATCCCGCAGGTAACCTACTGCGAGGCCTTCGAGATTCGGGATGGCATTCTCCTGGCGCGGCGGGCGATTGAAGGGGGATCCCAAACGGTGACGGTGTCCCTACCAGCTCTGGTGACGGTTGCCAATTCTGCCCAACGCCTGGCCTACCAAACCCTGCGAGGTGCCCGACGGGTACAACATCTGATGCGGGACGAAGCGGCGCGGGCTGAGGTAATTCAAATCATCAATTTGGACGATGTGGGCGCGGATCCGGAACGCTGTGGTCTGAAGGGATCCCCGACCATCGTGGCGGCTACGGAAAAAGTGGGAGAAATTGGCGGCAATTGCCAAGTCTTTCAAGGACAATCGGTTCCTAGCTTGGTGAAAAGCCTGAGGGAGGCCGCCTCCATCTCCAGCTACATAGGAGCAGGATAG
- a CDS encoding response regulator transcription factor, whose product MPSTPPRPTEPSGATAPARVMLVDDEPGLRDAVQAYLEDSGFEVIPAAHPQQALQLLSTTQPQLIISDIMMPGIDGYQFLAQLRQLEPYSHLPVVFLTAKGMTADRIQGYRAGVDAYLPKPFDPEELVAIVSNLLERSRSANPSEIVARELASIRALLSERASVLDSSPHPPASTPLPPPIKVEFTPREQQVLEKVAEGLMNKEIAKQLQTSVRNVEKYVTRLLNKTGTSSRTELVRYALTYGLISF is encoded by the coding sequence ATGCCCTCCACCCCCCCAAGACCCACAGAGCCATCTGGTGCGACCGCACCGGCACGGGTCATGTTAGTGGACGATGAACCGGGTTTACGGGATGCGGTACAAGCCTACCTAGAAGACAGCGGGTTTGAGGTGATCCCTGCTGCCCATCCTCAGCAGGCTCTGCAATTGCTTAGCACCACTCAGCCCCAACTGATCATCTCCGACATCATGATGCCGGGCATTGACGGCTATCAATTTTTGGCGCAGTTGCGGCAGCTAGAGCCCTATAGCCATCTACCTGTGGTGTTTCTAACTGCCAAGGGCATGACCGCTGATCGCATTCAGGGATATCGGGCCGGGGTCGATGCCTATTTGCCCAAGCCCTTCGATCCTGAGGAGCTGGTGGCCATCGTCTCCAATCTGCTTGAGCGCTCCCGGTCAGCCAATCCTTCGGAGATAGTAGCGCGGGAGCTAGCCTCAATTCGCGCCTTGCTGTCGGAGCGGGCCTCAGTTTTGGATAGTTCCCCTCATCCCCCTGCCTCTACTCCCTTGCCCCCGCCGATCAAGGTGGAGTTTACGCCGCGAGAACAGCAGGTGTTGGAGAAGGTAGCAGAAGGACTCATGAACAAAGAGATTGCCAAACAACTGCAAACCAGCGTGCGCAATGTAGAGAAATACGTGACCCGGTTGCTGAACAAAACTGGTACCAGCAGCCGCACAGAGTTGGTTCGCTACGCCCTTACCTATGGTCTCATCAGCTTCTGA
- a CDS encoding GuaB3 family IMP dehydrogenase-related protein: MDIQLGHNRQVRRAYGLDEIALAPGRRTLDPSLVDTHFTLGGIQRQIPIIASAMDGVVDVKMAILLSELGAFGVLNLDGIQTRYADPDEVLDKIAAVGKDEFVPLMQRLYSEPVKAALIQERIQQIKTSGGIAAASSVPANAAQYGPLVAEAGGDLFFVQATVVSIHHKAPAGLDLLDLAQFCHSMPIPVVVGNCVTYDVTLELMQAGAAGVLVGIGPGAACTSRGVLGVGVPQATAVADCAAAREQFLAQTGTYVPVIADGGLVTGGDICKAIACGADAVMIGSPLARAKEAPGRGFHWGMATPSPVLPRGTRIQVGSTGTLEEILRGPARLDDGTHNLLGALRTSMATLGAANLKEMQQVDICIAPSLLTEGKVYQKAQSLGMGK; the protein is encoded by the coding sequence ATGGACATTCAACTGGGCCATAATCGGCAGGTCAGACGGGCTTATGGGCTGGATGAGATTGCCCTGGCTCCGGGCAGGCGGACGCTGGATCCCAGTTTGGTGGATACCCACTTCACATTGGGAGGGATCCAACGGCAAATCCCGATTATCGCCAGCGCCATGGATGGTGTGGTAGATGTCAAAATGGCCATCCTACTCTCGGAACTGGGAGCGTTTGGGGTGCTCAACCTGGATGGGATCCAAACCCGCTACGCGGATCCAGATGAGGTGTTGGACAAGATCGCCGCTGTGGGCAAAGACGAATTTGTACCCCTGATGCAGCGCCTCTACAGCGAACCTGTCAAAGCGGCCCTGATCCAAGAGCGCATCCAGCAAATTAAAACCAGCGGTGGAATTGCGGCTGCCAGTAGTGTGCCCGCCAATGCCGCTCAATATGGCCCTTTGGTTGCCGAAGCTGGTGGAGATCTGTTTTTTGTGCAAGCCACGGTGGTTTCTATTCACCACAAAGCCCCAGCAGGGCTAGATTTGCTGGATCTGGCCCAGTTTTGTCACTCGATGCCGATTCCGGTAGTGGTGGGTAACTGCGTCACCTACGATGTCACCCTAGAACTGATGCAAGCGGGAGCCGCTGGTGTACTGGTGGGCATTGGCCCTGGTGCCGCTTGCACTTCCCGTGGAGTCTTGGGGGTAGGGGTGCCTCAAGCCACTGCTGTAGCTGATTGTGCAGCGGCGCGGGAGCAGTTCTTGGCCCAGACGGGTACCTATGTTCCCGTGATTGCCGATGGCGGATTGGTAACCGGTGGAGATATTTGCAAAGCCATTGCCTGTGGTGCCGATGCGGTGATGATTGGATCCCCCTTGGCCCGTGCCAAAGAAGCTCCTGGTCGCGGTTTTCACTGGGGAATGGCCACTCCCAGCCCCGTATTGCCCCGTGGCACTCGTATTCAGGTGGGATCCACCGGCACGTTGGAAGAGATCTTGCGTGGCCCCGCCCGTCTGGACGATGGCACCCATAACCTCTTGGGCGCACTGCGCACCAGCATGGCTACCCTGGGTGCTGCCAATCTCAAGGAAATGCAGCAGGTGGACATTTGTATTGCTCCCTCCCTGCTTACAGAAGGCAAGGTTTATCAGAAAGCCCAAAGCCTGGGTATGGGGAAATAG
- a CDS encoding sensor histidine kinase, whose protein sequence is MTTPSAMTRSSRQLSTLLHEVRNPLTALNTLAKLLQKRLPPEDRNHWIGLSIEQECKHLQDLLLEFERSDGIPAPLQVQPLSLGNLLREWIPVYQAVAETQGHHFQAEIPSHLPLIQVDPRALRQILDNLIDNACKYTPSPGQIQLRVELQPDTAPTMVEVSICDSGPGIHPENLERIFAPFFRADPSKPGQGLGLAISRDLATQMGGRLEVESSTQGSCFHLSLPLA, encoded by the coding sequence TTGACAACACCTTCAGCCATGACACGCTCTTCGCGGCAGCTCTCTACCTTGTTACACGAGGTGCGCAATCCCTTGACCGCCTTAAATACCTTGGCCAAGTTGTTGCAGAAACGCCTGCCCCCAGAGGATCGCAACCACTGGATTGGCCTCAGCATTGAACAGGAGTGCAAGCATTTACAGGATTTGCTGCTGGAATTTGAGCGCTCGGATGGGATCCCGGCCCCCCTGCAGGTACAGCCTCTCTCTCTAGGCAATTTGCTGCGGGAGTGGATCCCGGTGTATCAAGCTGTGGCCGAAACTCAGGGACACCACTTTCAAGCGGAGATCCCCTCGCACCTGCCTTTGATCCAGGTGGATCCACGGGCGTTGCGGCAGATCCTGGACAATCTGATCGACAATGCCTGCAAGTACACCCCTAGCCCTGGCCAAATTCAGTTGAGGGTTGAGCTGCAACCCGACACCGCTCCCACGATGGTGGAAGTGTCCATTTGCGATAGCGGCCCCGGCATTCACCCCGAGAATCTGGAGCGTATTTTTGCTCCCTTTTTTCGGGCGGATCCCTCCAAGCCAGGGCAGGGATTAGGGCTGGCCATCAGCCGCGATCTTGCCACTCAGATGGGGGGGCGGCTAGAGGTGGAGAGTTCTACTCAGGGATCCTGTTTTCACCTGAGCTTACCCCTGGCTTAG